The segment ACAACGCCGGTCGTATCACCGCTCGCCACCAGGGTGGCGGTCACAAGCGCGCCTACCGTCTGATCGACTTCCGTCGTCACGACAAGGACGGCGTGCCGGCCAAGGTCGCTCACATCGAGTACGACCCGAACCGCACCGCGCGCATCGCGCTCCTGCACTACGCGGACGGCGAGAAGCGCTACATCATCGCCCCCCGCGGCGTCGCGCAGGGTGACCGGATCGAGAACGGCGCTGGCGCCGACATCAAGCCGGGCAACAACCTGCCGCTGCGCAACATCCCGGTCGGTACCACCATCCACGCGGTGGAGCTCCGTCCCGGCGGTGGCGCCAAGCTGGCCCGTTCCGCGGGTTCCGGCATTCAGCTGCTCGCCCGTGAGGGCCGCATGGCGCACCTGCGCATGCCCTCCGGTGAGATCCGCCTGGTGGACGCGCGCTGCCGCGCGACCGTCGGCGAGGTCGGCAACGCCGAGCAGTCGAACATCAACTGGGGCAAGGCCGGCCGTATGCGCTGGAAGGGCGTCCGCCCGACCGTGCGTGGTGTGGCCATGAACCCGATCGACCACCCGCACGGTGGTGGTGAGGGTAAGACCTCCGGTGGTCGCCACCCGGTCTCGCCGTGGGGCAAGCCCGAGGGCCGCACCCGTCGCCCGAACAAGGCGTCGGACTCCCTCATCGTGCGCCGCCGCAAGACCAACAAGAAGCGCTAGGAGCAGGTCAGATGCCGCGCAGTCTCAAGAAGGGCCCCTTCATCGACGACCACCTTCAGAAGAAGGTGGACGTGCAGAACGAGGCGGGCACGCAGAACGTCATCAAGACCTGGTCCCGTCGTTCCGTGATCTCCCCGGCCATGCTGGGCCACACGATCGCGGTTCACGATGGCCGCAAGCACGTCCCGGTGTTCGTCACCGAGTCGATGGTCGGCCACAAGCTCGGCGAGTTCGCTCCCACGCGCACCTTCAAGGGGCACGTGAAGGAAGACCGCAAGTCGAAGCGTCGCTAAGCATCGATTTTGAAGCTCCGCTTCGGGGCTTCCGAGCTGTAGCAACCAGAACGACGAAGTGACTTACTCCATTAAGGGGACAACCATGGAAGCCAGGGCCCAGGCGCGGTACATCCGCGTCACGCCCATGAAGGCCCGCCGCGTGGTGGACCTCATCCGTGGCCTGCAGGCCACGGAGGCCCAGGCGGTCCTGCGTTTCGCTCCGCAGGCCGCCACCGTGCCGGTCGGCAAGGTGCTCAACAGCGCCATCGCCAACGCCGCGCACAACTACAACCACTCCAACGTGGACGACCTCTACATCTCCGAGGCGTACGTTGACGAGGGCCCGACCCTGAAGCGGTTCCGTCCGCGCGCCCAGGGCCGTGCCTACCGGATCCGCAAGCGGACCAGCCACATCACCGTGGTCGTCAGCAGCAAGGAAGGGACCCGGTAATGGGCCAGAAGGTTAACCCGCACGGGTTCCGCCTCGGCATCAGCACGGACTTCAAGTCCCGCTGGTACGCCGACAAGCTGTACAAGGACTACGTCAAGGAAGACGTCGCCATCCGGCGTCTCATGACGCAGGGCATGGAGCGCGCCGGCATCTCGAAGGTGGAGATCGAGCGCACCCGTGACCGGGTCCGCGTGGACATCCACACCGCTCGTCCGGGCATCGTGATCGGCCGCCGTGGCACGGAGGCCGACAAGATCCGCGGCAAGCTGGAGAAGCTGACCGGCAAGCAGGTCCAGCTGAACATCCTCGAGGTCCGCAACCCCGAGATGGACGCCCAGCTCGTGGCCCAGGGCGTCGCGGAGCAGCTGTCCTCCCGCGTCTCCTTCCGTCGTGCCATGCGCAAGAGCATGCAGTCGACCATGAAGGCCGGCGCCAAGGGCATCAAGGTCCAGTGCTCCGGTCGTCTCGGCGGCGCCGAGATGAGCCGTTCGGAGTTCTACCGCGAGGGCCGTGTGCCGCTGCACACCCTGCGCGCGAACGTCGACTACGGCTTCTTCGAGGCCAAGACCACCTTCGGCCGCATCGGCGTGAAGGTCTGGATCTACAAGGGCGACGTCAAGAACATCGCCGAGGTCCGCGCTGAGAACGCCGCTGCCCGCTCCGGCAACCGCCCGGCCCGTCCCGAGGGCGGTCGTCCCGCCCGCGGTGGCGAGCGCGGTGGCCGTGGTGGCGAGCGCGGTGGCCGTGGCCGCCGTCCCGCCGCTGCTGCCGAGGCCCCCGCGGCCCCGGCCGCGGTCGAGGCTCCGGCTGCCGAGAACACCGGAACGGAGGCCTGACCGCAATGCTGATCCCCCGTCGGGTCAAGCACCGCAAGCAGCACCACCCGAAGCGCCGCGGCGCTGCCAAGGGTGGCACCGAGCTGGCGTTCGGCCAGTTCGGCATCCAGGCCGTGACCCCGGCCTACGTGACGAACCGTCAGATCGAGTCCGCTCGTATCGCGATCACCCGTCACATCCGTCGTGGCGGCAAGGTCTGGATCAACATCTACCCGGACCGCCCGCTCACCAAGAAGCCGGCCGAGACCCGCATGGGTTCCGGTAAGGGTTCGCCGGAGTGGTGGATCGCGAACGTGCACCCGGGTCGGGTCATGTTCGAACTGTCGTACCCGAACGAGAAGATTGCCCGCGAGGCGCTCACGCGTGCCGCGCACAAGCTTCCGATGAAGTGCCGGATCGTTCGGCGCGAGGACGGTGAGAGCTGATGTCGGCCGCTACCAAGGCTGCTGAGCTTCGGGAACTGGACAACGAGGGTCTCGTTGCCAAGCTCCGTGAGGCCAAGGAGGAGCTGTTCAACCTCCGCTTCCAGGCGGCGACCGGGCAGCTCGACAACCACGGACGGCTCCGGCTGGTCCGTAAGGACATCGCGCGGATCTACACCCTGATGCGCGAGCGCGAGCTGGGCATCGAGACGGTGGAGAACGCCTGATGACTGAGAACACCAACGAGACGCGCGGTTTCCGCAAGACCCGTGAGGGTCTCGTCGTCAGCGACAAGATGGACAAGACCGTCGTCGTCGCCGTCGAGGACCGCGTCAAGCACGCGCTGTACGGCAAGGTCATCCGCCGTACCAACAAGCTGAAGGCGCACGACGAGCAGAACGCGTGCGGTGTCGGCGACCGTGTCCTCCTGATGGAGACCCGGCCGCTGTCCGCGACGAAGCGCTGGCGCGTCGTCGAGATCCTCGAGAAGGCCAAGTAACAAGGTTGTTCGCGGTACGGCCGTATGTGCACCAGGCCCCCAGGGGCGCGGGTGTGAGCAGCGGCCGGCCCGTCAACACTTGTTGACGATCAGGAGAAAGCTGTGATCCAGCAGGAGTCGCGACTGCGCGTCGCCGACAACACGGGTGCCAAGGAGATTCTCTGCATCCGCGTTCTCGGTGGCTCCGGTCGCCGCTACGCCGGTATCGGGGACGTCATCGTCGCCACCGTCAAGGACGCGATCCCCGGCGGTTCGGTGAAGAAGGGCGACGTCGTCAAGTGCGTCGTCGTTCGCACCGTCAAGGAGCGCCGCCGTCCGGACGGTTCGTACATCCGCTTCGACGAGAACGCCGCTGTGGTTCTCAAGAACACCGATGGCGACCCCCGCGGTACCCGCATCTTCGGCCCGGTGGGCCGCGAGCTGCGCGACAAGAAGTTCATGAAGATCATCTCGCTGGCGCCGGAGGTGCTCTAACCCATGGCGAACAGCATGAAGATCAAGAAGGGTGACCTGGTCCAGGTCATCACCGGCAAGGACAAGGGCAAGCAGGGCAAGGTCATCCAGGCCATCCCCGCTGACAACAAGGTCCTGGTCGAGGGTGTCAACCGGGTCAAGAAGCACACCAAGCCGGGCCCCGGCACGCAGGGTGGCATCGTGACCGTCGAGGCCCCGGTGCACGTCTCCAACGTCCAGCTGGTCGTGGAGAAGGACGGCAAGAAGGTCGTCACCCGCGTCGGCTACCGCTTTGACGACCAGGGCAACAAGATCCGCGTTGCCAAGCGGACCGGTGAGGACATCTGATGTCTGAGACGACTGTTGAGAAGGTGACCCCCCGCCTCAAGGAGAAGTACCTCTCCGAGGTCAAGGGTCAGCTGCACGAGCAGTTCTCGTACGAGAACGTCATGCTGATCCCCGGCCTGGTCAAGGTCGTGGTCAACATGGGTGTCGGCGAGGCCGCCCGTGACAGCAAGCTGATCGAGGGTGCCATCAAGGACCTGACCGCGATCACCGGTCAGAAGCCGGCCGTCACCAAGGCCCGCAAGTCCATCGCGCAGTTCAAGCTGCGCGAGGGCCAGCCGATCGGTGCCCACGTCACCCTCCGTGGTGACCGCATGTGGGAGTTCGTGGACCGTCTGGTGTCGCTGGCTCTGCCGCGTATCCGTGACTTCCGCGGCCTCTCTCCCAAGCAGTTCGACGGCCGTGGCAACTACACCTTCGGTCTGACCGAGCAGGTCATGTTCCACGAGATCGACCAGGACAAGGTCGACCGTCAGCGCGGTATGGACATCACCGTCGTGACCACCGCTCAGACCGACGATGAGGGCCGGGCGCTGCTGCGCGCTCTGGGCTTCCCTTTCAAGGAGGCGTGAGCCATGGCGAAGAAGGCCCTGATCGCTAAGTCCGAGCGCAAGCCGAAGTTCGGCGTCCGGGCGTACACCCGGTGCCAGCGCTGCGGCCGTCCGCACTCGGTGTACCGCAAGTTCGGCCTGTGCCGTGTGTGCCTCCGTGAGATGGCGCACCGCGGCGAGCTGCCGGGCGTGACCAAGAGCTCCTGGTAGTCCTTACCAGCTGTTCTGACATCAGCGAGTAGGTGCCCGACCTCGACGCTTTTGGGTTCCCGCGAGGGATCCCGTAAGGTGTTGGGGTCGGGCCCCTGCTGCGGCGTCCCCCTCCGGGCGAGCCGCGGCCTTCCTGCGAGGGCCCGCGAACATTCAGTCTTACTACGTCGTAGGTCCCCTGCGCTTGTGCCCCTTTCGCACTCCAGCGAGTGCGCGGAGGGGGACCTGGTGCGGAGAAACCACGGCGGGAGAGGCCTGAGGCCACCATGACCATGACCGACCCCATCGCAGACATGCTCACGCGTCTGCGTAACGCGAACTCGGCGTACCACGATTCCGTGGCGATGCCGGCCAGCAAGATCAAGGCGCACGTCGCCGAGATCCTGCAGCAGGAGGGGTACATCTCCTCCTACAAGGTTGAGGAGCCCACCGAGAACGAGGTCGGCAAGAAGCTGACCATCGAGCTCAAGTTCGGCCCCAACCGCGAGCGTTCCATCGCCGGCATCAAGCGCATCAGCAAGCCGGGTCTGCGTGTGTACGCAAAGTCCACCAACCTGCCGAAGGTGCTCGGCGGCCTGGGCGTGGCGATCATCTCCACGTCCTCCGGCCTCCTGACCGACAAGCAGGCCGCCAAGAAGGGCGTAGGCGGAGAAGTTCTCGCCTACGTCTGGTAATTCGGGAAACGGAGGTACAGCAATGTCGCGCATTGGACGGCTGCCCATCCAGGTTCCCGCTGGTGTGGACGTCACCATCGACGGCCAGACGGTCTCGGTGAAGGGCCCCAAGGGCTCGCTCACCCACGTCGTCGCCGCGCCGATCGAGATCGGCAAGGGCGAGGACGGCACTCTGGTCGTCACCCGCCCGAACGACGAGCGTCAGTCGAAGGCCCTGCACGGCCTGTCGCGCACGCTGGTGGCGAACATGATCACCGGCGTGACCGCGGGCTACCGCAAGTCGCTGGAGATCAGCGGCGTCGGCTACCGAGTCACGGCGAAGGGCTCCGACATGGAGTTCGCGCTGGGCTACAGCCACCCGATCCTGGTCACCGCGCCGGAGGGGATCTCCTTCGTCGTCGAGACGCCCACCAAGTTCCACGTGGACGGCACCGACAAGCAGAAGGTCGGCGAGATCGCCGCCAAGATCCGCAAGCTGCGCAAGCCCGACCCGTACAAGGCCAAGGGCGTCAAGTACGCGGGCGAGGTCATCCGCCGCAAGGTCGGAAAGAGTGGTAAGTAAGCGATGAGCGTCTCTGTCAAGATCGGCAAGGGCAACGCCTACAAGAACGCCGCCCGCAAGCGCCGCGCCATTCGCGTTCGCAAGCGCGTCGTCGGCACCGAGGTGCGTCCGCGCCTCGTCGTGACGCGTTCGAACCGCCACATGGTCGCCCAGGTCATCGACGACGCCAAGGGTCACACCCTGGCGTCGGCGTCCACCCTCGACGTGTCCATCAAGGGCACCGAGGGCGACAAGACCGAGCTGGCCAAGAAGGTCGGAAGCCTGGTCGCCGAGCGCGCCAAGGCCGCCGGCGTCGAGTCGGTCGTCTTCGACCGCGCGGGCAACCGGTACGCCGGCCGCATCGCCGCCCTGGCGGACGCGGCCCGCGAGTCCGGGCTCGACTTCTAAGCCGCTCGTCGACTCTGTCGGCGGACGTAAACGAGAGAGGTAATTCCAATGGCTGGACCCCAGCGCCGCGGTAGCGGCGCCGGCGGCGGCACCGGTGGCGAGCGGCGCGACCGTAAGCGTGACGACCGGGGCGGCGCCCCCGTCGCCGAGAAGACCGCTTACGTCGAGCGCGTGGTCGCGATCAACCGTGTCGCCAAGGTTGTCAAGGGTGGTCGTCGTTTCAGCTTCACCGCGCTGGTCGTGGTGGGCGACGGTGACGGCACCGTGGGTGTCGGTTACGGCAAGGCGAAGGAGGTTCCGGCCGCCATCGCCAAGGGTGTTGAGGAGGCCAAGAAGAACTTCTTCAAGGTCCCCCGTATCCAGGGCACCATCCCGCACCCCATCCAGGGCGAGAAGGCCGCCGGCGTCGTGCTGCTGAAGCCGGCGTCCCCCGGTACCGGTGTTATCGCCGGTGGCCCGGTGCGTGCCGTCCTGGAGTGCGCCGGCGTTCACGACATCCTGTCGAAGTCGCTCGGCTCGGACAACGCGATCAACATCGTGCACGCCACCGTGGCCGCTCTGAAGGGCCTCGTGCGCCCCGAGGAGATCGCCGCCCGTCGTGGCCTGCCCCTGGAGGACGTGGCCCCGGCCGCGCTGCTCCGGGCCCGTGCGGCTGGGGTGAGCGCCTGATGGCTCGCCTGAAGGTCACCCAGACCAAGTCGTACATCGGTAGCAAGCAGAACCACCGTGACACCCTGCGTTCGCTCGGCCTGAAGCGGCTGAACGACACCGTGGTGAAGGAGGACCGCCCGGAGATCCGCGGCATGGTCCACACCGTTCGCCACCTCGTCACGGTCGAGGAGGTGGACTGAAATGGCGGACAACTCGCCGATCAAGCTCCACAACCTGAAGCCCGCCCCGGGTGCCAAGAAGGACAAGATCCGCGTTGGTCGCGGTGAGGGCTCCAAGGGTAAGACTGCAGGTCGTGGCACCAAGGGCACCAAGGCCCGCTACCAGGTTCCGCAGCGCTTCGAGGGTGGCCAGATGCCGCTCCACATGCGCCTGCCGAAGCTGAAGGGCTTCAAGAACCCGGCCCACAAGCAGTTCCAGGTCGTGAACCTGGACCGCCTGGCCGAGCTCTACCCGAACGGTGGCGAGGTCACCGTGGCCGACCTGATCGCGAAGGGCGCCGTTCGCAAGAACGAGCTCGTCAAGGTCCTCGGCCAGGGCGACATCGCGGTGGCGCTGCAGGTGACGGTCGACGCCGTCTCCGGCTCCGCCGCCGAGAAGATCACCGCGGCCGGCGGTTCGGTCACCGAACTGCTCTGACGCGATCGATCTGACGCACGGACAGACACCGGGCCCCGAGCCCCTCTTGCGAAAGGGGGGCCGGGGCCCGGTGCCGTTGGCACCCCTTGCACACGCTCGATTTGTGTGTCAAACCCGGGCAAGCCGTACCCCATGCGTGGGGGAGCGGCCGCACGCGCTTCTTTCCGGCCCCCGGGCACTGTTAGAGTCCGTGAAGTTCCCTTTCCCCACATCAGGACCGACCCTTCCGCCGACGACGCGCGGGAGGCGCAGGAGGCACCGTGCTCAGTGCGTTCGCGCGGGCGTTCCAGACGCCCGACCTGCGCAAGAAGCTGCTGTTCACGCTGGGCATCATGGTGCTGTTCCGGCTGGGCGCCCACGTCCCCATGCCCGGAATCAACTTCCAGGCCGTCCACGCGTGCGTCAACGGGCAGAAGGAAGGCCTGTTCGGGCTGGTCAACCTGTTCAGCGGCAACGCGCTGCTGCAGCTGACCATCTTCGCGCTCGGCATCATGCCGTACATCACGGCCAGCATCATCCTGCAGCTGCTCACCGTGGTCATCCCGCGGCTGGAGGCCCTGAAGAAGGAGGGGCAGGCCGGCACCGCGAAGATCACCCAGTACACCCGCTACCTGACCATCGCCCTCGCGGTGCTGCAGGGCACCGGCATCCTGGCGACCGCGTCCAGCGGTGCGCTGTTCTCGGGCTGCCCCGAGGGCGGCAACATCGTGCCGAACCAGTCGATCTTCCGGATCGCCACCATGGTCATCATCATGACCGCCGGCACCACCGTCATCATGTGGCTGGGTGAGCTGATCACCGACCGCGGCATCGGCAACGGCATGTCGATCCTGATCTTCACCTCGATCGCTGCGGGCTTCCCCGGCTCGATGTGGGCGATCAAGGAGTCCGGCAAGCTGCTGGACGGCTGGGGCGAGTTCGCCTCGGTCATCGCGGTCGGCATCATCGTGGTCTGCCTGGTCATCTTCGTCGAGCAGGCCCAGCGCCGGATCCCGGTGCAGTACGCGAAGCGGATGGTGGGCCGCCGGTCCTTCGGCGGCACCTCGACCTACATCCCGCTGAAGGTCAACCAGGCCGGCGTCATCCCGGTCATCTTCGCCTCCTCGCTGCTGTACATCCCGGCGCTGGTGGTGCAGCTGACCAACTCGCAGGCGAGCTGGGCGATCTGGATCCGGAACCACTTCGTCAAGGGTGACCACCCGGTCTACATGGCGACCTACTTCGTGCTGATCGTCTTCTTCGCCTTCTTCTACGTCGCCATCTCCTTCAACCCCGAAGAAGTTGCCGACAACATGAAGAAGTATGGTGGCTTCATCCCGGGCATCCGGGCCGGCCGGCCGACGGCCGAGTACCTGAACTACGTGCTCACCCGCATCACGTGGCCGGGTTCCCTCTACCTGGGCCTCATCGCGTTGATCCCGATGGTCGCCCTGGTCGCCTTCGGACAGCAGACCAACTTCCCGTTCGGCGGCACCTCCGTGCTCATCGTCGTCGGCGTCGGACTCGAAACTGTGAAGCAGATCGAGAGCCAACTCCAGCAGCGCAATTACGAAGGGTTCCTCCGCTGATGCGAATCGTCCTCGTCGGACCCCCCGGGGCCGGGAAGGGTACTCAGGCGCACGTTCTGGCCAAGACCCTGTCCATTCCCCACATCTCCACCGGTGACCTGTTCCGCGCGAACATCAGCCAGGGCACCCCGCTGGGTGTCGAGGCGAAGTCCTACATGGACGCCGGGCGCCTGGTGCCCGACGAGGTCACCATCGGGATGGCCAAGGACCGCATGCTCCAGCCGGACGCCGCAGGCGGCTTCCTGCTGGACGGCTTCCCGCGCAACCTGGGCCAGGCGGAGGCGCTGGACGCCATCCTGGCCGAGAACGGGATCGCGCTGGACGGCGTGCTGGACCTTGAGGTCCCCGAGGACGAGGTCGTCAAGCGGATCGCCGGTCGCCGGCTGTGCCGCAACGACGGCGCCCACGTGTTCCACGTGGTGTACAACCCGCCGAAGGTCGAGGGCGTCTGCGACGAGTGCGGCGGCGAGCTGTACCAGCGCTCGGACGACACCGAAGAGGCCGTCCGGGTCCGCTTGGAGGAGTACCACTCCAAGACCGAGCCGATCATCGGCTACTACCAGGCGCAGGGCCTGCTGGTCACCATCTCCGCCCTCGGCAAGGTGGACGAGGTGACCGAGCGCGCGGTCGCCGCCCTGGAGCAGAACAAGAACGCCTGACGCCACGACGCGTCGTGAGACGGCCGGGTCGCCCCGAAGCGGGCGGCCCGGCCGTCTCGTGCGTCGTACGGTGGAGGGCAGTCCGAAATCAGAACGTGGAAGGCGTTGACCAGATGGTGGAGATCAAGACCCCCGAGCAGATCGCCAAGATGCGGGCGGCCGGGCTGGTCGTCGCCGAGGCGCTGAAGGCCGCCCGCGAGGCGGTCGCCCCGGGGGTGACCACCGGCGAGCTGAACGACGTCGCCGACGCGGTCATCGCCAAGCACGGCGCCACCTCCAACTTCCGCGCCGACCACGGCGGTCTGTGGTTCCCGGGGGTGATCTGCGCCTCGGTGAACGAGGAGGTCGTGCACGGCATCCCCGGCGAGCGGGTGCTGAAGGCCGGCGACCTGATCTCGATCGACTGCGGCGCGATCCTGGACGGCTGGCACGGCGACGCGGCGATCACCGTCGCGGTCGGCGAGACCGCCGCCGAGAACGTGATGCTGTCGAAGGTCACCGAGGGCTCGATGTGGGCCGGCATCGCCCAGATGAAGAAGGGCAACCGGCTGGTCGACGTCTCCCGGGCGATCGAGGGCTTCGTCCGCCGCCAGCCGCTGCCGCCGAAGGGCAAGTGGGGCATCACCGAGGGCTACGGCGGCCACGGCATCGGCACCGCGATGCACATGGAGCCGCACGTGCTGAACTACGTGGCCGGCCGCGGCAAGGGCATGAAGCTGGTCCCGGGCACCGTGCTGGCGATCGAGCCGATGGTCTCGCTCGGCACCCCGCACACCGCGGTGCTGGAGGACGACTGGACGGTCGTCACCACCGACGGCACCTGGGCCTCGCACTGGGAGCACTCGGTGGCCGTCACCGAGCAGGGCCCGCTGGTGCTGACCGCCTTCGACGGGGGCCGGGCCGAGCTGGCCAAGCTGGGCGTCACCGCGGCGCCGGACCCGCTGGGCTGATCCGGATGATCTGAGGGACTTCTCTCACCGCGGGCGGATCGGGGCCGGGGGGTTTGGACCTCCGGGCCCCTTGTCCTATTTTCATCAGCTGACACCCGCAGCAACCCCAGGGGAGAGACAGTGCTCAAGGGCTTCCGCGACTTCATGATGCGCGGCAACGTCATCGACATGGCCGTCGGTGTGGTCATCGGTGCCGCGTTCACCGGCGTGGTGACCGGTTTCGTCACCGCCTTCCTCACCCCGGTGGTCGGCGTGGTGGTCGGCGCGGCCGGCGACTTCAGCGCCTACACCTTCTCGGTGGCCGGCGTGCACTTCCCGTACGGCCAGTTCCTGAACGTGCTGATCGCGTTCGTGCTGACCGCCGCGGTGCTGTACTTCTGCGTGGTGCTGCCGGTCTCCAAGGCCACCGCCCGGTACCTGCCGAAGAAGCCCTCGGTGCCCAAGCGCCCCTGCCCCGAGTGCCTGACCGAGATCCCCGAGGCCGCCCGCCGCTGCTCGGCCTGCACCGCCGTGGTGGAGCCGGTCATCCCGGTGCAGGTCGCCGTGAAGTACTGAACCCCGGCGCCGTGCCGGGCTGATTTCGCTCCGGTGCGGTGCTTGGTTTACGATGGTGCGTCGGCTCTCTCGTAGCGTGTTCCCGCACGCCCTCAGCCCAGGGGAATCCCCCGTGGCAGAGGTGAAGCCTGGTTCGCACGAGCGTTCCGCATACGGTAGCCGGACCCGAAGGGTGGATCTCGCAGTTCATGGCTAAGAAGCAAGGCGCCATTGAGATCGAGGGCACCGTGATCGAGTCTCTTCCGAACGCGATGTTCAAGGTCGAGCTGCAGAACGGTCACAAGGTCCTCGCGCACATCAGCGGCAAGATGCGCATGCACTACATCCGCATCCTCCCGGATGACCGGGTCGTGGTGGAGCTCAGCCCCTACGACCTGACCCGCGGCCGGATCGTCTACCGCTACAAGTAACAACCGCCAGATCTAGACCCCGGAGAACCTGAATCATGAAGGTCAAGCCGAGCGTCAAGAAGATCTGCGACAAGTGCAAGGTGATCCGCCGCCACGGCCGGGTCATGGTGATCTGCGACAACCTGCGCCACAAGCAGCGCCAGGGCTGATCCACCCCCCGCATTTCTCGTAGGACCTTCGCGCGACGCGCACCAACGTCATAAGCGGGCCGCCCGATCCGTCCGTCCCGGACGGACTGCCACCCCCGGTCAGAGGCCGGGGCTCCCTGTCGAGAGACAGCGAGTAGGCGGCACGTCAGACCTCTGAGAAGAACCACAGGAGCCTTGAATGGCACGCCTTTCCGGCGTTGATCTCCCCCGCGAGAAGCGGATCGAGATCGCCCTCACCTACGTCTACGGCATCGGCAAGACCCGCGCCCAGCTGGCCCTCGCCGAGACCGGCGTGAGCGGTGACATCCGCGTGCGCGACATCACCGAGGACGACCTCGTCAAGCTGCAGAAGTTCGTGGACGCGAACTTCGAGGTCGAGGGTGACCTCCGCCGCCAGGTCGCCGCCGACATCCGCCGCAAGGTCGAGATCGGCTGCTACGAGGGCCTGCGCCACCGTCGCGGTCTGCCCGTCCGCGGCCAGCGCACCCACACCAACGCGCGTACCCGCAAGGGCCCGCGTCGCGCGATCGCCGGCAAGAAGAAGCCGGGCAAGAAGTAGTCCGTCCCGTCACCGGACATCCCTCCGGCCCGCGGGTCAGCGGACCGACCACCTCAGTAGGAGAACAGACTTATGCCCCCCAAGGGTCGTCAGGCTGCCGGCGCGAAGAAGATCCGCCGCAAGGAGAAGAAGAACGTCGCTCACGGGCACGCCCACATCAAGAGCACGTTCAACAACACCATCGTTTCGATCACCGACCCCTCGGGCAACGTGATCTCCTGGGCCTCTGCCGGCCACGTCGGCTTCAAGGGCTCGCGCAAGTCCACCCCGTTCGCCGCGCAGATGGCCGCCGAGGCCGCTGCCCGTCGCGCGCAGGAGCACGGCATGCGCAAGGTCGACGTCTTCGTCAAGGGTCCGGGCTCCGGCCGTGAGACCGCGATCCGCTCGCTCCAGGCCACCGGCCTGGAGGTCGGCTCGATCCAGGACGTCACCCCCACCCCGCACAACGGCTGCCGTCCGCCGAAGCGCCGCCGCGTCTGACGCGACGCCTGGGGTCACCAGGCGATCGGTGTTTTAAACCTCGTACGGGCTCCCGTTTGTCGCGGGAGCCCGTACGCTTGAGTTCTATCGGCATCAAATAGTGGGTGCCGAAGACAACTGGAGGATCCAGAACATGCTGATCGCTCAGCGTCCTTCGCTGACCGAAGAGGTCGTCGACGAGTTCCGCTCGCGGTTCGTGATCGAGCCGCTCGAGCCGGGCTTCGGCTACACCCTCGGCAACTCGCTCCGCCGCACGCTCCTCTCCTCGATCCCGGGTGCCGCCGTCACCAGCATCCGGATCGACGGCGTCCTGCACGAGTTCACCACCGTGCCGGGCGTCAAGGAGGACGTCACCGACCTCATCCTGAACATCAAGCAGCTGGTCGTCTCCTCGGAGCACGACGAGCCGGTCGTGATGTACCTGCGCAAGCAGGGCCCGGGTGTGGTCACCGCCGCCGACATCGCGCCCCCGGCCGGTGTCGAGGTGCACAACCCCGAGCTGGTCCTCGCCACGCTGAACGGCAAGGGCAAGCTGGAGATGGAGCTGACCGTCGAGCGCGGTCGCGGCTACGTCTCCGCCGTGCAGAACAAGGCCTCGGGCCAGGAGATCGGCCGCATCCCGGTCGACTCCATCTACAGCCCGGTGCTCAAGGTCACCTACAAGGTCGAGGCGACCCGCGTCGAGCAGCGCACCGACTTCGACAAGCTGATCGTCGACGTCGAGACCAAGCCGGCCATGCGTCCGCGCGACGCGATGGCGTCGGCCGGCAAGACCCTGGTCGAGCTGTTCGGCCTGGCCCGCGAGCTGAACGTCGACGCCGAGGGCATCGACATGGGCCCGTCCCCGACGGACGCCGCCCTGGCCGCGGACCTGGCGCTGCCGA is part of the Kitasatospora cineracea genome and harbors:
- the map gene encoding type I methionyl aminopeptidase: MVEIKTPEQIAKMRAAGLVVAEALKAAREAVAPGVTTGELNDVADAVIAKHGATSNFRADHGGLWFPGVICASVNEEVVHGIPGERVLKAGDLISIDCGAILDGWHGDAAITVAVGETAAENVMLSKVTEGSMWAGIAQMKKGNRLVDVSRAIEGFVRRQPLPPKGKWGITEGYGGHGIGTAMHMEPHVLNYVAGRGKGMKLVPGTVLAIEPMVSLGTPHTAVLEDDWTVVTTDGTWASHWEHSVAVTEQGPLVLTAFDGGRAELAKLGVTAAPDPLG
- the mscL gene encoding large conductance mechanosensitive channel protein MscL yields the protein MLKGFRDFMMRGNVIDMAVGVVIGAAFTGVVTGFVTAFLTPVVGVVVGAAGDFSAYTFSVAGVHFPYGQFLNVLIAFVLTAAVLYFCVVLPVSKATARYLPKKPSVPKRPCPECLTEIPEAARRCSACTAVVEPVIPVQVAVKY
- the infA gene encoding translation initiation factor IF-1, which codes for MAKKQGAIEIEGTVIESLPNAMFKVELQNGHKVLAHISGKMRMHYIRILPDDRVVVELSPYDLTRGRIVYRYK
- the rpmJ gene encoding 50S ribosomal protein L36, giving the protein MKVKPSVKKICDKCKVIRRHGRVMVICDNLRHKQRQG
- the rpsM gene encoding 30S ribosomal protein S13 — translated: MARLSGVDLPREKRIEIALTYVYGIGKTRAQLALAETGVSGDIRVRDITEDDLVKLQKFVDANFEVEGDLRRQVAADIRRKVEIGCYEGLRHRRGLPVRGQRTHTNARTRKGPRRAIAGKKKPGKK
- the rpsK gene encoding 30S ribosomal protein S11, with the translated sequence MPPKGRQAAGAKKIRRKEKKNVAHGHAHIKSTFNNTIVSITDPSGNVISWASAGHVGFKGSRKSTPFAAQMAAEAAARRAQEHGMRKVDVFVKGPGSGRETAIRSLQATGLEVGSIQDVTPTPHNGCRPPKRRRV
- a CDS encoding DNA-directed RNA polymerase subunit alpha, giving the protein MLIAQRPSLTEEVVDEFRSRFVIEPLEPGFGYTLGNSLRRTLLSSIPGAAVTSIRIDGVLHEFTTVPGVKEDVTDLILNIKQLVVSSEHDEPVVMYLRKQGPGVVTAADIAPPAGVEVHNPELVLATLNGKGKLEMELTVERGRGYVSAVQNKASGQEIGRIPVDSIYSPVLKVTYKVEATRVEQRTDFDKLIVDVETKPAMRPRDAMASAGKTLVELFGLARELNVDAEGIDMGPSPTDAALAADLALPIEELELTVRSYNCLKREGIHTVGELVARSEADLLDIRNFGAKSIDEVKAKLAGMGLALKDSPPGFDPTAAADAFGADDLDDQGYAETEQY